A region of Paractinoplanes abujensis DNA encodes the following proteins:
- a CDS encoding SigE family RNA polymerase sigma factor, which yields MTTTAEGPPRGATTMPAADPPADFDAVYAAQYADLTVQLYAYFGDRQEAQDVVQEAFCRALRRWSKVSRYDDPVAWVRRVAWNLAVSRWRRSRTALSFLRRQRPQEPQVAGPDTVRIELVEALATLPAAQRRAVVLHYLGDLSVNEIAERENVAVGTVKSWLHRGRTALASQLQPEARRV from the coding sequence ATGACCACCACCGCGGAGGGTCCTCCGAGGGGAGCAACGACGATGCCGGCCGCCGATCCCCCAGCGGACTTCGACGCGGTGTACGCCGCGCAGTACGCCGACCTGACCGTGCAGTTGTACGCGTACTTCGGCGACCGCCAGGAGGCCCAGGACGTCGTCCAGGAGGCGTTCTGCCGGGCCCTGCGGCGCTGGTCGAAGGTGTCGCGCTACGACGACCCGGTCGCCTGGGTGCGCCGGGTCGCCTGGAACCTGGCGGTCAGCCGCTGGCGGCGCTCGCGCACGGCGTTGTCGTTCCTGCGCCGCCAGCGCCCGCAGGAACCACAGGTGGCGGGGCCCGACACGGTCCGCATCGAACTGGTGGAGGCGCTGGCCACGCTGCCCGCGGCCCAGCGGCGCGCGGTGGTCCTGCACTACCTGGGCGACCTGAGCGTCAACGAGATCGCCGAGCGCGAGAACGTCGCCGTCGGCACCGTCAAGTCGTGGCTGCACCGCGGTCGTACGGCTCTCGCCAGCCAGCTGCAGCCGGAGGCCCGTCGTGTCTGA
- a CDS encoding acyltransferase family protein translates to MSRRLAVIDGLRLVAALAVLAFHYTVAWRIDGVRLPEHFLPSTVHVTIYGFLGVELFFLISGFVICMSSWGRTLGQFFASRVSRLFPAYWAAVVLTGLVAMLFPLRGGVTDGHRPSVLDVVVNLTMLQQPLGHHSVDGVYWTLFIELKFYLIMALVLARGGLTYRRAVLLCAVWMTAAVLVPSLGSPALNALVISDFAPYFIGGIALYLINRFGPAPLLFGITGLAWLVCLARVDDRMHDLGSDVPPWPGFVIITLSYGVLLLVALGYTERIQWRWLTVAGALTYPLYLLHSRIGHTVIRAAYERLTVPVWVLITVTTLLMLGLAGLVHRWVERPLGRRLRDLVLTTPSPVRTPAVPMQPLRPRAQHIETPPVRHDSLILTIPHRTAAGPGPHPSAPPGR, encoded by the coding sequence ATGAGCCGCCGGCTGGCCGTGATCGACGGTCTGCGCCTGGTGGCCGCCCTGGCCGTGCTGGCGTTCCACTACACCGTGGCCTGGCGCATCGACGGTGTCCGCCTGCCCGAGCACTTCCTGCCCTCGACCGTGCACGTCACCATCTACGGCTTCCTCGGCGTCGAACTGTTCTTCCTGATCAGCGGGTTCGTCATCTGCATGAGCAGCTGGGGCCGTACGCTCGGGCAGTTCTTCGCCTCGCGGGTGAGCCGGCTCTTCCCGGCCTACTGGGCGGCGGTGGTGCTCACCGGCCTCGTGGCCATGCTCTTCCCGCTGCGCGGCGGCGTCACCGACGGGCACCGGCCCAGCGTGCTCGACGTCGTGGTCAACCTGACCATGCTGCAGCAGCCGCTCGGGCACCACTCCGTCGACGGCGTCTACTGGACGCTGTTCATCGAGCTCAAGTTCTACCTGATCATGGCGCTCGTGCTGGCCCGGGGCGGACTGACGTACCGGCGGGCCGTGCTGCTGTGCGCCGTCTGGATGACCGCCGCCGTGCTCGTGCCCTCGCTGGGCAGCCCCGCCCTGAACGCGCTGGTGATCAGCGACTTCGCGCCGTACTTCATCGGCGGCATCGCGCTCTACCTGATCAACCGGTTCGGCCCGGCCCCGCTGCTGTTCGGCATCACCGGCCTGGCCTGGCTGGTCTGCCTGGCCCGGGTGGACGACCGGATGCACGACCTCGGCTCCGACGTGCCGCCGTGGCCCGGCTTCGTGATCATCACGCTCTCGTACGGGGTGCTGCTGCTGGTCGCGCTGGGGTACACCGAGCGCATCCAATGGCGCTGGCTGACCGTCGCCGGCGCGCTCACCTACCCGCTCTACCTGCTGCACTCGCGGATCGGGCACACCGTCATCCGGGCCGCCTACGAGCGGCTCACCGTGCCGGTCTGGGTGCTGATCACCGTCACCACGCTGCTCATGCTGGGCCTGGCCGGGCTCGTGCACCGCTGGGTCGAGCGGCCCCTGGGCCGCCGCCTGCGCGACCTCGTGCTGACGACCCCTTCTCCCGTACGCACCCCGGCCGTCCCGATGCAGCCCCTGCGCCCACGCGCCCAGCACATCGAGACTCCGCCGGTCCGGCACGACAGCCTGATACTCACCATCCCGCACCGGACAGCGGCCGGGCCGGGGCCGCACCCGAGTGCGCCACCGGGGCGTTAG
- a CDS encoding siderophore-interacting protein has product MTFTRRAPLMTEVRAVCDVATHIRQVELVGPELRRLRSRPGAHLVVHTPERRVYSLWRHDPGAASVTLRIALHDAGGPGCAWARGVAVGDRVVVEPPRSKITLDEAARHHLFLGDETGAVPLLAMRAALGRDAETYGVFETSTPGNEVPDFGARTPLPWVHRGTASGVASRVLLRAVQELDLPARPGTAYVAGESDTCRLLQRHLVEQRGWPRTSVLLQPQWAAGRPGFGAGA; this is encoded by the coding sequence GTGACCTTCACCCGGCGGGCGCCGCTGATGACCGAGGTGCGGGCGGTCTGCGACGTGGCCACCCACATCCGACAGGTCGAGCTGGTCGGGCCCGAGCTGCGGCGGCTGCGCAGCCGGCCCGGCGCTCACCTGGTGGTGCACACGCCCGAGCGGCGCGTCTATTCGTTGTGGCGGCACGATCCGGGTGCGGCCTCGGTGACGTTGCGGATCGCCCTGCACGACGCGGGCGGGCCCGGCTGCGCCTGGGCCCGCGGCGTGGCGGTGGGCGACCGGGTCGTCGTGGAGCCGCCGCGCAGCAAGATCACGCTGGACGAGGCGGCCCGGCATCACCTGTTCCTGGGCGACGAGACCGGGGCCGTGCCGCTGCTGGCCATGCGGGCCGCGCTGGGCCGGGACGCCGAGACGTACGGGGTCTTCGAGACCAGCACCCCGGGCAACGAGGTTCCCGACTTCGGGGCGCGGACGCCGTTGCCGTGGGTGCACCGTGGCACGGCCTCGGGTGTGGCGTCACGCGTGTTGCTGCGCGCGGTTCAGGAGCTCGACCTGCCCGCACGGCCGGGCACGGCGTACGTGGCCGGGGAGAGCGACACGTGCCGCCTGCTGCAGCGGCACCTCGTCGAGCAGCGGGGCTGGCCGCGCACGTCGGTGCTGCTGCAGCCGCAGTGGGCGGCGGGACGACCGGGTTTCGGCGCGGGCGCGTAA
- a CDS encoding methyl-accepting chemotaxis protein — protein sequence MSSVEAPVHRRGVIGWVQDRRVSTKILSAVLVVAATGTGVASFAVTQMTSLNNSTNEVYVGTQQLNTMAEVRNAFNRVRIDSLNHFFAPDKATQDLAEKAITEDLDALAKAEATYKTFELGATRAVALADFDKAWAQYVSILNDRLLPLSRANKSAQVAVVRKQEMDPLIATSRAAMDVLAKETVAAAEKEKVEAAAAYASARNLVIGLIIAGLLVGVAAAIGIARLITRPLARCVEVLQRIKDGDLTARTGLTGKDEVAQLALSLDASTESVASTVRQVADNARHVAAASEELSAVSVQMSSAAEETSAQAGTVSDAAGTVSLNVQTVAAGADEMGVAIREIATSATEAASVSAQAAATAERTNEIVAKLGESSAEIGNVIKTITAIAEQTNLLALNATIEAARAGEMGKGFAVVASEVKDLAQETARATDDISRRIGAIQSETEQAVVAIGEITEVTARINDHAATIAAAVEEQTATTNEMARSVAEAASSANDIAGNISGVAQAADATATGATETQTTAQELARMAEELNQTISVYRV from the coding sequence ATGAGTTCGGTTGAGGCGCCGGTGCATCGGCGAGGTGTGATCGGCTGGGTGCAGGATCGCCGGGTGAGCACGAAGATCCTTTCGGCGGTCCTGGTGGTCGCGGCCACCGGCACGGGGGTGGCCTCGTTCGCGGTGACGCAGATGACCAGCCTCAACAACAGCACCAACGAGGTGTACGTCGGCACCCAGCAGTTGAACACCATGGCCGAGGTGCGCAACGCGTTCAACCGGGTCCGGATCGACTCGCTCAACCACTTCTTCGCCCCCGACAAGGCCACCCAGGACCTGGCCGAGAAGGCGATCACCGAGGACCTCGACGCGCTGGCCAAGGCGGAGGCCACCTACAAGACGTTCGAGCTCGGGGCGACCCGCGCGGTGGCGCTGGCCGACTTCGACAAGGCGTGGGCGCAGTACGTCTCGATCCTCAACGACCGGCTGCTCCCGCTGAGCCGGGCCAACAAGAGCGCCCAGGTCGCCGTCGTCCGTAAGCAGGAGATGGACCCGCTGATCGCCACCTCCCGGGCCGCCATGGACGTCCTGGCCAAGGAGACCGTCGCGGCCGCCGAGAAGGAGAAGGTGGAGGCCGCGGCCGCCTACGCCAGCGCCCGCAACCTCGTGATCGGCCTGATCATCGCCGGGCTGCTGGTCGGCGTGGCCGCCGCGATCGGGATCGCCCGGCTGATCACCAGGCCGCTGGCCCGTTGCGTCGAGGTGCTGCAAAGGATCAAGGACGGTGACCTGACCGCCCGTACGGGCCTGACCGGCAAGGACGAGGTCGCCCAGCTGGCCCTGTCGCTGGACGCGTCGACCGAGTCGGTGGCCTCGACGGTGCGCCAGGTCGCCGACAACGCCCGCCACGTCGCCGCCGCCTCCGAGGAGCTGTCGGCCGTGTCGGTGCAGATGTCCTCGGCCGCCGAGGAGACCTCGGCCCAGGCCGGCACGGTGTCCGACGCCGCCGGCACGGTTTCGCTGAACGTGCAGACCGTGGCGGCCGGCGCCGACGAGATGGGCGTGGCCATCCGGGAGATCGCGACCAGCGCCACCGAGGCCGCCTCCGTCTCGGCGCAGGCCGCGGCGACCGCCGAGCGCACCAACGAGATCGTCGCCAAGCTGGGCGAGTCGTCGGCCGAGATCGGCAACGTGATCAAGACGATCACCGCGATCGCCGAGCAGACCAACCTGCTCGCTCTCAACGCCACCATCGAGGCGGCGCGGGCCGGCGAGATGGGCAAGGGCTTCGCCGTGGTCGCCTCCGAGGTCAAGGACCTGGCTCAGGAGACCGCGCGAGCCACCGACGACATCTCCCGCCGGATCGGCGCCATCCAGAGCGAGACCGAGCAGGCAGTCGTCGCGATCGGTGAGATCACCGAGGTCACCGCCCGGATCAACGACCACGCCGCCACCATCGCGGCCGCCGTCGAGGAGCAGACGGCCACCACCAACGAGATGGCGCGCAGCGTCGCCGAGGCGGCCTCCAGCGCCAACGACATCGCCGGCAACATCAGCGGGGTGGCCCAGGCCGCCGACGCCACCGCCACCGGCGCCACCGAGACCCAGACGACGGCCCAGGAGCTGGCCCGGATGGCCGAGGAGCTCAACCAGACGATCTCGGTCTACCGCGTCTGA
- a CDS encoding NAD-dependent epimerase/dehydratase family protein, with translation MDDERLVAVTGSSGRVGEAVARGLATAGWRVRGGDRAPGPCTQVVGDLRDPRVRQDLVRGAAVVVHAAALHAPHVGVMDDAEFRAVNVDATEALLADAAGGRRFVYISSTSVYGSALVPVDRAVWVDEALAPQPRDIYDETKLAAERLVAAGPLPSVVLRIARCFPEPLPVLATRLLHRAVRLEDVVAAVTGVLTHGTVTGTFTIAGRYPFRRDDCVALHHDAAGLIAVRAPDVAAAFRARGWPLPARLDRVYDSGAATDAFGYRPAEGVLSLLRGE, from the coding sequence GTGGACGACGAGCGGTTGGTCGCGGTGACGGGGAGTTCGGGGCGGGTCGGCGAGGCCGTCGCCCGGGGGCTGGCGACGGCCGGGTGGCGGGTCCGGGGCGGGGATCGTGCGCCGGGGCCATGCACGCAGGTGGTGGGTGACCTCCGGGACCCCCGGGTGCGGCAGGACCTCGTACGGGGGGCTGCGGTGGTGGTTCATGCGGCGGCCCTGCACGCGCCGCACGTCGGGGTAATGGACGACGCGGAGTTCCGGGCGGTCAACGTGGACGCCACCGAGGCGCTGCTGGCGGACGCGGCAGGCGGGCGACGGTTCGTCTACATCAGCAGCACGAGCGTGTACGGCAGCGCGCTGGTGCCGGTCGATCGGGCGGTCTGGGTCGACGAAGCGCTGGCGCCGCAGCCGCGTGACATCTACGACGAGACGAAGCTCGCGGCCGAGCGACTCGTTGCGGCCGGTCCCCTGCCGTCCGTCGTGCTGCGCATCGCCCGATGCTTCCCGGAGCCGCTGCCCGTGCTGGCGACCCGGCTGCTGCACCGCGCCGTGCGCCTCGAGGACGTCGTGGCCGCGGTGACCGGCGTGCTGACCCACGGCACCGTGACCGGCACGTTCACCATCGCCGGGCGCTACCCGTTCCGGCGCGACGACTGTGTGGCCCTGCATCACGACGCGGCTGGGCTCATTGCTGTACGGGCCCCCGACGTGGCCGCGGCCTTCCGGGCCCGGGGCTGGCCGCTGCCCGCGCGCCTCGACCGGGTCTACGACTCGGGCGCGGCGACGGACGCTTTCGGGTACCGGCCCGCCGAGGGCGTGCTGAGCCTGCTCCGCGGAGAGTGA
- a CDS encoding DNA-3-methyladenine glycosylase family protein: MLTEASLHAGVDELSRREPVFAAVVERHGMPVLWDREPGFPSLLHIMLEQQVSLASARAVFDRLRAQAGPLTPESLLALDDQQLRAVGFSRQKTRYARAAATAVLEGTLNLDELATLDDAEVDRQLQALPGIGPWTSTIYRLSVLGRPDAWPAGDLAVIAAIAELWQLPALPSPAETTLRAEPWRPWRAVAARILWQHYLGRLKPGGTPPVSRPEPSPDRPA, translated from the coding sequence GTGCTCACCGAAGCCTCCCTGCACGCCGGCGTGGACGAACTCAGCCGGCGCGAACCCGTCTTCGCGGCCGTCGTGGAGCGCCACGGCATGCCCGTGCTGTGGGACCGGGAGCCCGGCTTCCCGTCGCTGCTGCACATCATGCTCGAACAGCAGGTGTCGCTGGCCTCGGCGCGGGCCGTCTTCGACCGCTTACGCGCGCAGGCCGGCCCGCTGACCCCGGAAAGCCTGCTCGCCCTGGACGACCAGCAGCTGCGCGCGGTCGGCTTCAGCCGGCAGAAGACCCGGTACGCCCGGGCCGCGGCCACCGCCGTCCTCGAGGGCACCCTGAACCTCGACGAGCTGGCCACCCTCGACGACGCCGAGGTCGACCGGCAGCTGCAGGCCCTGCCCGGCATCGGCCCGTGGACGTCGACGATCTACCGGCTCTCGGTGCTGGGCCGGCCCGACGCGTGGCCCGCCGGCGACCTGGCCGTCATCGCGGCGATCGCCGAACTGTGGCAGCTGCCGGCCCTGCCCTCCCCCGCCGAGACCACCCTGCGCGCCGAACCCTGGCGCCCGTGGCGTGCGGTCGCGGCCCGCATCCTGTGGCAGCACTACCTGGGCCGCCTCAAGCCAGGCGGAACGCCACCCGTAAGCCGGCCAGAACCGTCGCCGGATCGTCCAGCATGA
- a CDS encoding DUF6461 domain-containing protein, translating to MVVAADYAWAIETYALDLNFCLTFVRGLEPDEVIERLGGADPVPVRGSGRALSGAGPIRTWVDERGAEHPTELDYVAVTRAGDWAMIIEPNGFLCTGDEVVRVLSAGGEMVSLYFNENTTPQFSFALDGRRIVVFDPGHPPGRYGDDPGRLDGLLAELGFVTAAAPDDELWAEEYDEEYLERALALMERITGVRWDADFLANATFSCAGVGPDAAARPWYDEVREELAAHADDTVPEGDFDRWGERDVSDPRIRALGSAGVRLFREDRELATAIAYAPAELIERMARWAWERPFRMAGLSGEAWLAPIRDRVRRGELVPPEEVRLVEDRMDAHLRSVLPPWFDEDQRRNNARALVVGWDSHGPVADLCWAFARAEGAGGGAWPALFADLRRDFPDLAGVVIPPPGEPPVERAAVRRKRERREREWAEYDRQEAERRWGGRVPADERLLDPEVRMYAADLARADREVLDRIAAADPRTQRAMAAWAVRACCTRAGLIGADWVEAGVSALERGDPPPPWFADFEAAFARWQGVPKESLIRTASFQTDADPGAPPRIEPAVLALGAVLGARHDNPLVAVLDPLRTALMLDDPATVLAGLRVAFRLA from the coding sequence ATGGTGGTGGCGGCGGATTACGCGTGGGCGATCGAGACCTACGCGCTGGACCTGAACTTCTGCCTGACCTTCGTACGGGGGCTGGAACCGGACGAAGTGATCGAACGGCTCGGTGGGGCCGATCCGGTGCCGGTAAGAGGCTCCGGACGGGCTCTGAGCGGCGCCGGCCCGATCCGCACGTGGGTCGACGAGCGCGGCGCGGAGCATCCGACGGAGCTGGACTACGTCGCCGTGACCCGGGCCGGAGACTGGGCGATGATCATTGAACCCAACGGGTTTCTGTGCACCGGCGACGAGGTCGTGCGGGTGTTGTCGGCGGGCGGCGAGATGGTGTCGCTCTACTTCAACGAGAACACCACGCCGCAGTTCTCGTTCGCGCTCGACGGCCGCCGGATCGTCGTGTTCGACCCGGGACACCCGCCGGGACGCTACGGCGACGACCCCGGCCGCCTCGACGGGCTGCTGGCGGAGCTCGGGTTCGTCACCGCTGCCGCCCCGGACGACGAGCTGTGGGCGGAGGAGTACGACGAGGAGTACCTGGAACGGGCGCTCGCGCTGATGGAGCGGATCACCGGCGTGCGCTGGGATGCGGACTTCCTCGCGAACGCGACGTTCTCCTGCGCCGGCGTCGGGCCGGACGCCGCGGCCCGGCCCTGGTACGACGAGGTGCGGGAGGAGCTGGCGGCCCACGCCGACGACACGGTGCCCGAGGGCGACTTCGACCGGTGGGGTGAGCGCGACGTCAGCGATCCGCGGATCAGGGCGCTCGGCTCGGCCGGGGTACGGCTGTTCCGGGAGGATCGCGAGCTGGCCACGGCGATCGCGTACGCGCCGGCGGAGCTGATCGAGCGGATGGCCCGCTGGGCCTGGGAGCGGCCGTTCCGGATGGCCGGCCTGTCCGGTGAGGCGTGGCTGGCGCCGATCCGCGACCGGGTACGCCGGGGCGAGCTGGTCCCGCCCGAGGAGGTGCGGCTGGTCGAGGACCGGATGGACGCCCACTTGCGTTCGGTGCTGCCGCCGTGGTTCGACGAGGATCAGCGGCGCAACAACGCGCGGGCGCTGGTGGTGGGGTGGGATTCGCACGGGCCCGTGGCCGACCTGTGCTGGGCGTTCGCCAGGGCCGAGGGCGCCGGCGGCGGTGCGTGGCCGGCCCTGTTCGCCGACCTGCGGCGCGACTTCCCCGACCTGGCGGGCGTGGTGATCCCGCCGCCGGGGGAGCCGCCGGTCGAACGCGCCGCCGTGCGCCGCAAGCGGGAACGCCGCGAACGGGAGTGGGCGGAGTACGACCGTCAGGAGGCGGAGCGCCGCTGGGGCGGCCGCGTCCCGGCCGATGAGCGGCTGCTGGATCCCGAGGTGCGGATGTACGCCGCTGACCTGGCTCGAGCCGACCGTGAAGTGCTCGATCGGATCGCGGCGGCGGATCCGCGGACGCAGCGCGCGATGGCGGCCTGGGCGGTTCGGGCCTGCTGCACCCGCGCCGGTCTGATCGGTGCGGACTGGGTTGAGGCGGGAGTGTCCGCACTCGAGCGCGGTGACCCGCCGCCGCCGTGGTTCGCCGACTTCGAGGCCGCCTTCGCCCGGTGGCAGGGGGTGCCGAAGGAGAGCCTGATCCGCACGGCCAGTTTTCAGACCGACGCGGATCCCGGTGCGCCGCCGCGGATCGAGCCCGCTGTGCTCGCGCTGGGCGCCGTGCTGGGCGCGCGCCACGACAATCCGCTGGTGGCGGTCCTCGACCCGCTGCGGACCGCGCTCATGCTGGACGATCCGGCGACGGTTCTGGCCGGCTTACGGGTGGCGTTCCGCCTGGCTTGA